The DNA region CCAACCCAGTAATTTCTGTGCGCCGTGCGCGAAGATCACACCTCCAAGCCCAACCCGTAAAATAAGACCTGCCCACGAATCGTCCGTTTTAAAGAATGACATGTCACACCTCCCGTCGACGATTGATGGAATCGGGCGACCGCCGATAGGCAGCTACCCTCGCCCTCGTATTCTTGATCAGCAGTCTTGTCATGATGACCGGCAAGGTTGCGAGTAGGCCGTACCATAGACTCCAGAGAACCATCTCATTCATCACGTCACCTCCACGTATGTCTTCGTGCGATGCTGATAAGACCTAGAGCAAGGGACGTTCCAGGTCGCAGCGCCACCGAACTCATCGCCTAACACGTTGAACTCGCCGGGCAGGACAAGCTCTTTTCAATATGGATCGGTTACGCCGCCACCAATGTCACGAAACAGGGGTGACGATAGTTCGTCAGATGCCGAAGAGATTCGGCAGAGGGGTTGAGTCATCGGGAGCCAGACGGATCGCATGGATGGAAATAGGAGATGGGTCCCGCCACTTCTTCACGATCGCTATTTCTCCTTCACGTGCGGATGGGCAACAGCCCACTCATGCATCGCAAGCAAGATGGGTTCGAGGGACTGTCCTAGGGTCGAGAGGCGATATTCGACACGCGGTGGGTTCTCTAAAAAATCATGCCGTTCGACCAGACCGTCGCCTTCCAGTTCGCGCAATTGTTTGGTTAGCGTCCGATGGGTGATGCCATTGAGATCGCGTTGCAACTGGTTAAACCGCCGATCGCCTTTGAGCAACCAATAGATCACTAAGGCCTTCCAACGGCCTGAGATGAGGTCGAGTGTCTGCTCCGTCGGACAACTGATGTGCTTTGCCATAGGCGGTATCCTCCGAGACCGTACTTGAAACCTGTTGAGACGAACCTATACTACTTTTCGATCAGAGATGAAACGTCGAGGCGATGTCTCGAGAAAGGAGCAGCCATGAAGA from Candidatus Nitrospira nitrosa includes:
- a CDS encoding winged helix-turn-helix transcriptional regulator — translated: MAKHISCPTEQTLDLISGRWKALVIYWLLKGDRRFNQLQRDLNGITHRTLTKQLRELEGDGLVERHDFLENPPRVEYRLSTLGQSLEPILLAMHEWAVAHPHVKEK